Proteins found in one Paenibacillus dendritiformis genomic segment:
- a CDS encoding DsrE family protein, with product MKNKVILLTSDRIGAEENGLGPSVLETFLTLLKQQEELPAAIFCMNRGVLALTSKSMASLQLADLAKAGVPVLACKTCVDHYGIADELEAGEISSMGEFVQLASRYEVLTLG from the coding sequence ATGAAAAACAAAGTCATTCTATTGACGTCGGATCGTATCGGCGCCGAAGAGAACGGGCTGGGCCCGTCTGTGCTGGAGACCTTCCTGACGCTGCTGAAGCAGCAGGAAGAGCTTCCGGCCGCGATATTTTGCATGAATCGGGGGGTGCTGGCGCTGACCTCCAAGTCCATGGCCTCGCTGCAGCTGGCCGATCTGGCCAAGGCGGGCGTGCCGGTGCTCGCCTGCAAGACATGCGTAGATCATTACGGCATCGCGGACGAACTGGAGGCGGGGGAGATCTCAAGCATGGGCGAGTTCGTCCAGCTGGCCTCCCGGTATGAAGTACTGACGTTAGGCTAA
- a CDS encoding MFS transporter, with amino-acid sequence MDNHDAAAKGLIPYWVKITIVFFLGWIAIYATRSVLNPVMDNIQAEFGLSASQLGLISSIFFIGYAGLNVPSGILGDKIGKKKVLVPGVILFGIFAAVTGMMPTFALFMVTWLFVGIFQGFYYGPQYGLSSEAIPKKHITVGSAIINSGMAFGLSLGYFISSYTVGTLGMSWRAPFYIIAVPVVLIGIAMWIVIKDKPKAKGQGTDGKAPQKLKVKELFSKNLIFAYITIFCAIYAFFVVVTWIPYYLQHARGIEGTEVAVVSSLVPWAAIPGSLLFSWIADKMGTRRPVLLVMLPLSIIAIISIVAFDNMWVLYMALIGYGIFGKISTNPVLVAVVADNAPKHALSTAFGLYNFIGMCGSILAPYITGFLTDVTGSLNAGFYFAGFLLVIGTVSVLFIKEDKKRNLEALSN; translated from the coding sequence ATGGACAATCATGATGCCGCAGCAAAGGGCCTAATTCCCTACTGGGTCAAAATTACAATTGTTTTCTTTTTAGGCTGGATTGCCATTTACGCCACCCGCTCCGTGCTCAATCCGGTCATGGACAATATCCAAGCGGAATTTGGCTTATCGGCTTCTCAATTAGGTTTAATCAGCAGTATTTTCTTCATTGGTTACGCAGGACTCAACGTGCCGTCCGGAATATTAGGCGATAAAATCGGCAAGAAAAAAGTGCTTGTTCCCGGTGTGATTCTATTCGGGATCTTCGCGGCCGTAACCGGTATGATGCCCACATTTGCACTTTTCATGGTAACATGGCTCTTTGTCGGCATATTTCAAGGTTTTTACTACGGACCTCAGTACGGACTATCCTCAGAAGCGATTCCCAAAAAACATATTACCGTAGGCAGCGCAATTATTAATAGCGGGATGGCATTCGGGCTTTCCCTTGGCTACTTCATTTCCAGCTACACGGTCGGTACGTTAGGGATGAGTTGGAGAGCCCCCTTCTATATTATTGCCGTTCCTGTTGTTCTGATCGGTATCGCGATGTGGATCGTGATTAAAGACAAACCAAAAGCTAAAGGACAAGGAACAGATGGAAAAGCTCCTCAAAAGCTTAAAGTCAAAGAACTATTTAGCAAAAACCTGATTTTTGCGTACATTACGATTTTTTGTGCGATATATGCCTTCTTCGTCGTCGTCACCTGGATCCCGTATTATTTACAGCATGCCCGCGGCATTGAAGGTACCGAAGTCGCCGTTGTCTCTTCACTCGTTCCATGGGCCGCCATTCCCGGTTCCCTCTTGTTTAGCTGGATTGCGGATAAAATGGGGACGCGCCGTCCCGTATTGTTAGTCATGCTTCCCCTTTCCATTATCGCGATTATTTCCATTGTTGCCTTCGATAATATGTGGGTTTTATATATGGCATTGATCGGTTACGGGATTTTCGGAAAAATCAGTACAAACCCTGTTCTTGTTGCCGTTGTTGCAGATAATGCACCTAAGCATGCATTAAGCACCGCATTTGGTCTCTACAATTTCATCGGTATGTGCGGCTCCATTTTGGCACCTTATATTACCGGCTTCCTTACCGACGTAACCGGCTCGCTGAATGCCGGATTCTATTTCGCCGGTTTCCTTCTCGTCATCGGCACCGTGTCCGTACTCTTTATCAAGGAAGATAAAAAACGGAATCTGGAAGCTCTCTCGAATTAA
- a CDS encoding response regulator transcription factor, translating into MKKQKICIVDDEPKILRFVSANLKSIGYEVTTAGSGEELFANFDLVSPDLILLDIMMPGQDGFQVLEKIRKFSNVPVIMLTARGNAQDKVQGLNFGADDYLTKPFSLDELFARVNAVLRRSQFNGAKAYMVNTPIIRTGELVIDLGSRRCWIHKEELNLTHTEYSVMEILSLHLDKVVQHETLLSEVWGAQYRDEVEYLRVSIARIRRKLKNLLNHKEEYIVTYSGIGYMLKSIPISE; encoded by the coding sequence ATGAAAAAGCAAAAGATTTGCATTGTTGATGATGAACCCAAAATTCTGCGCTTTGTGTCTGCAAACCTCAAATCAATCGGATATGAAGTAACAACAGCGGGCTCAGGCGAAGAGCTGTTTGCCAATTTTGATCTTGTATCGCCTGATTTAATTTTGCTTGATATTATGATGCCGGGACAAGACGGTTTCCAGGTACTAGAAAAAATACGCAAATTCTCTAATGTTCCTGTCATTATGCTAACGGCAAGAGGCAATGCCCAAGATAAAGTGCAAGGATTGAATTTTGGCGCGGATGACTATTTAACAAAGCCATTTTCATTGGATGAACTATTTGCCAGAGTGAACGCCGTGTTGAGAAGAAGCCAATTTAATGGCGCCAAAGCCTATATGGTGAATACGCCAATCATTCGAACCGGAGAACTCGTCATCGACCTGGGCAGCAGAAGATGCTGGATTCATAAGGAAGAGCTTAACCTTACGCACACGGAATATTCCGTAATGGAAATATTATCGCTCCATTTAGATAAAGTCGTACAGCATGAGACCTTATTATCCGAGGTATGGGGAGCGCAATATCGGGATGAGGTGGAATATTTACGTGTTAGTATTGCAAGAATCCGGCGCAAATTAAAAAATCTCTTAAACCATAAAGAAGAATATATTGTTACTTACTCCGGCATTGGATATATGCTGAAAAGCATTCCGATTTCGGAATAA
- a CDS encoding glutamine--tRNA ligase/YqeY domain fusion protein, producing the protein MENPNTTSNFIRNIIVNDLEEGRVKKIVTRFPPEPNGYLHIGHAKSICLNFELAKEFKGRAHLRFDDTNPLKEDTEFVESIKEDVRWLGFDWDGLYFASDYFNEMYERAVLLIKKGKAFVCDLSADEMREMRGTLTEPGKNSPYRDRSIEENLDLFERMKNGEFQNGEKVLRAKIDMASPNINLRDPVIYRIAHATHHNTGDQWCIYPMYAFAHPLEDAIEGITHSICTLEFEDQRPLYDWVVQECEMEATPHQYEFARLNMTNTVMSKRKLKLLVDEGIVDGWDDPRMPTISGLRRRGFTPESIRTFCREIGVTKGNSMVDSKYLDHFIREDLKLKAPRTMGVLKPLKVVITNYPEGQIEWLDAEVNPENPEMGIRQIPFSREIYIEQDDFMENPPSKYFRLFPGNEVRLKHAYFIKCNEVIKDSDGQVVEVRCTYDPETKSGSGFTGRKVKGTIHWVEASQAVPAEFRLYEPLILDETEDEGDTTFLDRINPASLVVEQGFVEPNMKDVAGHDKYQFFRHGYFNADPKYTKDGRLVFNLIVSLKSSFELPKK; encoded by the coding sequence GTGGAGAACCCCAATACTACATCGAATTTTATTCGCAATATTATTGTGAATGATCTGGAAGAAGGCCGGGTGAAGAAGATTGTAACCCGGTTCCCGCCCGAGCCGAACGGATATTTGCATATCGGGCATGCGAAGTCGATTTGCCTGAATTTCGAGCTGGCCAAGGAGTTCAAGGGCCGGGCGCATCTCCGCTTCGATGACACGAATCCGCTCAAGGAGGATACGGAATTCGTCGAATCGATCAAGGAGGATGTCCGCTGGCTTGGCTTCGACTGGGACGGGCTTTATTTCGCCTCCGATTATTTTAACGAGATGTATGAGCGTGCCGTGCTGCTGATCAAAAAGGGCAAAGCCTTCGTCTGCGATCTGAGCGCCGACGAGATGCGGGAGATGCGGGGCACGCTGACCGAGCCGGGGAAGAACAGCCCGTACCGCGATCGCTCGATCGAGGAGAATCTGGACTTATTCGAACGGATGAAGAACGGCGAGTTCCAAAATGGGGAGAAGGTGCTGCGCGCCAAGATCGACATGGCCTCCCCGAATATCAATCTCCGCGATCCGGTCATTTACCGTATCGCGCATGCGACGCATCATAACACCGGCGACCAATGGTGCATTTACCCGATGTACGCGTTCGCCCATCCGCTGGAGGATGCGATTGAAGGCATTACCCATTCCATCTGCACGCTGGAGTTCGAGGATCAGCGTCCGCTGTATGACTGGGTCGTGCAGGAATGCGAGATGGAGGCTACGCCGCATCAATACGAATTCGCGCGCCTCAATATGACGAATACGGTCATGAGCAAGCGGAAGCTGAAGCTGCTCGTGGACGAGGGGATCGTGGACGGTTGGGACGATCCGCGGATGCCGACCATTTCCGGCTTGCGCCGCCGCGGCTTCACGCCGGAATCGATTCGGACGTTCTGCCGGGAGATCGGCGTGACGAAGGGGAACAGCATGGTCGATTCCAAGTATCTCGATCATTTCATCCGCGAAGACTTGAAGCTGAAGGCGCCGCGCACGATGGGCGTGCTCAAGCCGCTGAAGGTCGTTATTACGAACTATCCGGAAGGCCAGATCGAATGGCTGGACGCGGAAGTGAATCCGGAAAATCCGGAGATGGGGATCCGCCAAATTCCGTTCTCGCGCGAAATTTACATTGAGCAGGACGACTTCATGGAGAATCCGCCAAGCAAATATTTCCGCCTCTTCCCGGGCAATGAAGTCCGCTTGAAGCACGCGTACTTCATCAAGTGCAACGAGGTGATCAAGGACAGCGACGGCCAAGTCGTCGAGGTGCGCTGCACGTATGATCCGGAGACGAAGAGCGGCAGCGGCTTCACCGGCCGCAAGGTGAAGGGAACGATTCACTGGGTCGAGGCTTCCCAAGCGGTTCCGGCGGAATTCCGGCTGTATGAGCCGCTCATTCTGGATGAGACGGAGGATGAAGGCGACACGACGTTCCTCGATCGGATCAATCCGGCTTCGCTGGTCGTGGAGCAGGGCTTCGTGGAGCCGAATATGAAGGATGTCGCGGGCCATGACAAATATCAATTTTTCCGCCACGGCTATTTCAATGCGGATCCGAAATATACGAAGGATGGACGTCTCGTATTCAATCTTATCGTCTCGTTGAAGAGCTCGTTCGAGCTACCGAAGAAGTAA
- a CDS encoding sensor histidine kinase, with the protein MKKARSFKKELIYSFLIITFFSTVLLGSFQIHQLISLIKENKKSQAQTAQYLSDYISSYIVEHKKAIQTQAINLKELFAKGDVQRIHEHLKHIKTIYPGFVNFYVGDQNGQSIVFYPTVNTDGTKREDLNFSDRSYYTELLSKKSTVISPVFQGRGGTDNLLVTIASPIMDDAGEMTGYVLGALDLDALRRHIQNWSMSEEDYAVVIDHEKNVIVHPDVDTRRELVNLSQSRIVHHIDEQHTVEGSGFFSLEDPPEDVYITYEKIKPLDWIVWVGKSTDVLTNMYRNSILTIIIILFLTTITMVGASLLLTNRLEKTIRQLLNYIKEYTVGFKQNHIRTKKIQGPKELEELFFYFNHMIDEVEKNRKELMELNKELEGRVQERTAILKNKNSELKAVNKLITSVSSNMDLAQFIQHCLQEIKPFTDYSIHVLFHDLAVTNEKIHTKQNVLEYLNKNIAGELQYIKMIQLEEKHTGFLVVDLASQQYITGSEQEFLDTFSNSMGVMLQNKFLFEQIRNKNAVWLAVLESMSEGLMLVNNQKEVEYVNEFFLNVVANGEEHKVQNLNDVYKRFLALFDVDKEELSAFFTDENAELKMKHKQKSKYYRLHKFLVTLDDDTIGEGLLLRDITKDEEIDALKNNLISLTSHEFKTPITNIKGSIETLLRQEVEWGPEFQQELLEGVHEDIDRILCLVNDWMDISKIESGTMYVEMNKIRPDQVIAKSMEQIPLPLRRDTAFHFHNQLGNDFVLYADKLRVQQVLVNLFTNALRYNDAALKKIDVSLNIEQDYITISVSDNGIGIAEDQLDKIFNHFYQVDATAARRTGGTGLGLAICVGIMEAHGGKIEVTSKPGTGSTFTLYFPIKKGEE; encoded by the coding sequence ATGAAAAAGGCTCGCTCCTTTAAAAAGGAACTCATTTATTCTTTTTTAATCATTACCTTTTTTTCAACTGTTCTTCTGGGAAGCTTTCAAATTCACCAATTAATTTCATTGATTAAAGAAAATAAAAAAAGCCAGGCCCAAACGGCGCAATATCTTTCAGATTATATTAGCAGCTACATTGTCGAGCATAAAAAGGCAATCCAGACGCAAGCGATAAATTTAAAGGAGCTTTTTGCCAAAGGGGATGTTCAACGTATTCACGAGCATCTCAAACATATCAAAACGATTTACCCTGGCTTTGTCAATTTCTATGTAGGCGATCAAAATGGCCAATCCATCGTTTTCTATCCCACAGTCAATACCGATGGGACAAAACGAGAAGATCTTAATTTTAGTGATCGTTCTTATTATACAGAATTGCTTAGCAAGAAAAGCACCGTCATCTCCCCGGTGTTTCAAGGCCGAGGCGGAACCGATAATTTATTAGTCACCATTGCGTCCCCCATTATGGATGATGCCGGAGAGATGACAGGTTATGTGCTTGGGGCTTTAGATCTGGATGCGTTAAGAAGGCATATTCAGAATTGGAGCATGAGCGAAGAAGACTATGCTGTCGTCATTGATCATGAAAAAAACGTCATCGTCCATCCTGATGTTGATACGAGGAGGGAACTTGTTAACCTGTCGCAATCCCGGATTGTTCATCATATTGATGAACAGCATACAGTCGAAGGAAGCGGCTTTTTCAGTCTGGAAGACCCGCCCGAGGATGTCTATATTACGTATGAAAAAATTAAACCTCTTGATTGGATCGTATGGGTCGGAAAATCGACGGATGTACTCACAAATATGTATAGAAATTCGATTTTGACCATCATCATCATTCTGTTTCTTACCACCATCACCATGGTTGGCGCAAGTCTTCTCTTGACCAATCGGTTGGAAAAAACGATTCGACAGTTGCTTAACTATATTAAAGAATATACGGTCGGTTTTAAACAAAATCATATCAGAACAAAGAAAATCCAAGGTCCAAAAGAACTGGAAGAGCTGTTTTTTTATTTCAATCATATGATTGATGAAGTTGAGAAAAACAGAAAGGAATTAATGGAGTTAAATAAAGAGCTGGAAGGAAGAGTACAAGAAAGAACCGCTATTTTAAAAAATAAAAATTCAGAGCTTAAAGCGGTCAACAAATTAATCACTTCCGTGTCTTCCAATATGGATTTGGCTCAATTTATTCAACACTGTTTGCAAGAAATTAAACCGTTTACGGACTATTCGATTCATGTTCTCTTCCATGATCTTGCCGTGACGAATGAGAAGATTCATACGAAGCAAAATGTACTTGAATATCTCAACAAAAATATTGCAGGAGAGCTTCAGTATATCAAAATGATTCAACTCGAAGAAAAACATACCGGGTTTCTCGTCGTTGATCTTGCCTCTCAACAATACATTACGGGCAGCGAACAAGAGTTTCTGGATACGTTCTCCAATTCTATGGGAGTCATGCTGCAGAATAAGTTCCTATTTGAACAAATCCGCAATAAGAATGCGGTGTGGCTCGCTGTTCTGGAAAGTATGTCTGAGGGCTTAATGCTCGTAAATAATCAAAAAGAAGTCGAATATGTGAATGAATTTTTCCTGAATGTAGTTGCTAACGGAGAAGAGCATAAGGTACAAAATCTAAATGATGTTTACAAAAGATTTCTCGCCTTATTCGATGTCGACAAGGAAGAATTGTCCGCCTTCTTCACGGATGAAAATGCAGAACTAAAAATGAAGCATAAGCAAAAATCAAAGTACTATAGGCTCCATAAATTTTTGGTCACGTTAGATGATGATACGATTGGTGAAGGCCTATTGCTGCGTGATATAACGAAGGATGAGGAAATCGACGCATTAAAAAATAATTTAATCTCGTTAACTTCACATGAATTCAAAACCCCGATCACGAATATTAAAGGAAGTATTGAAACCTTGCTCCGGCAAGAAGTAGAATGGGGACCGGAATTCCAGCAAGAGCTTCTGGAGGGGGTCCACGAAGATATTGACAGAATTCTGTGTTTGGTAAACGATTGGATGGATATTTCGAAAATTGAATCCGGAACCATGTACGTGGAAATGAATAAGATCCGTCCCGATCAAGTAATTGCAAAATCGATGGAGCAGATTCCGTTGCCGCTTCGGCGAGATACAGCATTCCATTTCCATAATCAACTGGGGAATGACTTTGTTTTATATGCGGATAAGCTCCGTGTTCAACAGGTTCTTGTGAATTTATTTACAAATGCGCTTCGTTATAACGATGCCGCATTGAAAAAAATTGATGTCTCGTTAAATATAGAGCAGGATTATATTACAATCTCGGTGTCCGATAATGGGATTGGAATCGCTGAAGATCAACTTGATAAAATTTTTAATCACTTTTACCAAGTAGATGCCACAGCGGCCAGACGAACGGGGGGAACAGGCTTGGGACTTGCGATATGCGTTGGCATTATGGAAGCCCATGGAGGGAAAATCGAAGTAACAAGCAAGCCGGGAACAGGAAGTACCTTTACACTCTATTTTCCTATCAAGAAAGGGGAAGAATAG